The DNA region AGTACGGTGGCATTTGGTACAGTCAGCACCGCCGGCTGACATAAAAGTGCCCTCAATCGTTGAAGCGTGACAGCGTAAGCAGTTTTTGTTGGCAATCACTCTAGCCGTCTCGGTAAACCGAATGGTATCCGGATAATCCCGCAACACTTCATGATAAGTATGCCGCATACCATTTTCCCCCTTGGTATACAGCTTGGCAAGCAGGCTGTCTTGCGGTAAATGGCATTCGCCGCAGCTAAACTGCTTATGGTTGGATGCTTGCCACGTAAGCGTAACATGTTTCATTGAATGACAACTGCCACAAAATAATGGCTTATCAGCGTATGCTAACCCGGCTCCAAATATTGCCACACCCAATACAGCGGCAACAGCCCCCAGCAAAATCAGTTTTACGGAGTTGCGGCTAAAAAATTGTTCGGTGTCCAAGGCTTCCACTCCCTTCTCATGTCGCTGAGCCCCCCTAATCGAGTATGCTAAAGCGCGTAGCTATGCAGACCTGGCAGCAGCACATTGACGCCGATAAAGGTAAACAGCACCGTTATAAATCCAATTATTGTCCATAGCATGGCTTTACTGCCCCGCCAGCCTAGCGCTGCCCGACCATGAAGATATACAGCGTAAACCAGCCAAGTAATTAGCGACCATGTTTCTTTCGGGTCCCAGCTCCAGTACGAACCCCAAGCGTACTCGGCCCATACCGCCCCCGTTAAAATAAGCAGGGTCAGGAAAGGCAGTGCTAGAGCAATTAATTGATTGGCCATATTCTCAAGTGTGTCGAGCTCCGGCAGAGCCCCAGCCAGTGGGCCGTCATTACCGCCTTGTTCCAGCTTGAGTTTTAAGAAATACGTTGCCGCAATAGCACACGATGCCGCAAGTGCTCCATAAGCCACAACTGCTGTTAGAACATGAATCAGCAGCCAGTTGCTTTTTAGGGCCGGCACCAATGGCCGCGCCTCTTGGTAAAACAACGAAAATACTCCTGCCAGAACAAAGGCCATTGGCAAGACAAAGCCACCCAGCGCCTTGCGCTTGCACCGGTATTCTATAGCGAAATAAATTAAAACTATGCCCCAGACCAGTACCATGCCAAATTCGTACATATTGGCAAACGGAAGATGACCTGAAACGAAAGTACGCGAGATAATCGCCAAAGTATTAGATATAACACCGACTATACTTAATAGCAGTCCGACAGTTGCTAGTTTTTCCTTCAGCCATACTAAATAACCAATATAAAAACAGCTCGCCGCAAAATAACAAAAAAATGCAAAAGTAAAATACTGCGCTTCGTACTCTGCCATATTAAGTTTTCCTCCTGCTCGCTCCAGCCGGTGCCAGATGCTTATTTAAATTATCGGTTACCTGCCCAAACAATTCACGATTACCCTGCCCGCCTATGTCAACCTTTGCCGTACCCGCTTTGTTCGTCACAGTCAACCATAACCTTAGACGCCTTGTATATAGGCTGACAAAAAAGCCTGCAGCCATCATAATGAACCCAAACCATACAACCGGTACACCGGGATCATGTTTTATCTGCAGGCCGGAAAATGGCTGAGCGGCAGTAAACTTGACCGTATTATGACCAAGCGGTATTACCTCGCCAAGCTTTGCCGCTCCCCAGTCCACTTCACGTCCATTGCGGTAAATTATGTAGAGAACATGGGGATTGCGCAGCTCAGGCGACATACTGACCATGGGCTGGTCGGGATTAAAGTCCGGAATAAAGCGCATCGGCCTAACTACTATACCGTCATTCTCGAGCACCCCATGCTCAGCAACGCTGGCCTCCTTTACAACTTCTCCCTTGGAGTTAGTTATCTGCGTGTTCAGACTAGTACCGTATGAAAATTGATATACCATTATTCCATTATATTCGAGCGGATGATTAACCTTCACTTCCCGGCTCAACACCTTACTGCCATTTTGTTCAACGGTGATATCGCTAATCCAGTCAGAAACCGACCCATCTTTATAGTATTCAGTGGTAAAATTATTGAGTTTTAAACTGAATGGCTGTTTAACACCGGGGTATTGCGAACTTGATATTTCGATAGCTTTGCCGACCGGTAGAGCTATATCCTGACTAAATCCGTATATATTGCCATAGAGCGCACCTGCTGTGATTACCAGCAACGATAAATGCACAGTAAGCGTCCCCCAGGGGGCTAATCGTCCCCGTTCGGCATAGATTATCGGCCCTGCCTCATCCTGATCTGTTCTAATGCGAAACCCGTCGCGGGCCAACAAATTTGCCACCGTCACCGCCGCACCCTCGATCGGCAACTGAGTAGTTAGCTGCCGATAGTTGGGCAAACTGTCCAGCTTAGGTATTGGACTAACTTGTGGTGATACCGTTGCTTTCCACAAAACTGGCAAGCGTCGGGCACTGCAGGTTAAAACATTAACACATAACAATCCTAGCAATAATCTGAACCACCACGTATGATATACATCACCTAGCAGTACATTCTCACGTCCAGGGGGAATTAAGGTTCCCAAGAAAGCGGCCGCCATTAATAAAAAAAGCAACCCAATTCCGGTCTTCATTGACACAAACCCGCGGAACAATTGATTTAATATCCCCCTATTTTGGGTCTTACCAGCTTCACTTTGAGGAATTACCGGTCCTTCGGCCATCATCGCCCTCCCATGTAAAGATTACTGACTTTTTAGATAATTTTATTATTAATATACGATCTTGTCAATATCCTTATTATATAATTATTTCCCCCAAATTATCCCACTATAAAGCTATGCTCCTAATTTGGCATAAATATGAGCGCGCAGCAGACGGGCTTTAAATTCCCATAAGCCGTATTTGGGCTGCAGCACATTAACACGTTTAAGCAAATATGGATTGGCGGCTGCAAAATTCAGCCCAGCAACGCCGGTACAGGCACCGCGATAACCTGCTTGCTGCAAAATGCCTGGCAGTTCAGCATCGTATGCGCCATACGGATAGGCTATAAAGTTAATAGGAGTTCCCAGTTTTTCCTCCAGAACGGCCTTTGAGATACGCACCTCAGACTCGCGCTGCTGGCGGCCGAGCGTGCTTAAGGCAACATGACTGGCTGTATGTGAACCAATCTCGGTAGACCGAGCCTGTAATTCTTTGATTTGCTCCCAGGTTAAATAGTTTTCCTGACCGACTGAACGGCTGATAACAAAAACCGTTGCTTTGAGACGGTATTTCTCTAGAATCGGCAGTGCTGCCAGCAGGTTGTCGGCATAGCCATCATCAAAGGTTATAACAACCGGTTTATTCGGCAGTTTGCTTTTTCCTTCGGCAGCATCAATTAATTGCGCCAAGGAGACAGCAGTATATCCTTTATCGGCTAAATACTTCATTTGCTCTTCAAACTGAGCCTGGCTGACACTATAAATATCCGCATCATCTCTTACGCGATGGTAAGCAAGGATGGGGACTCCAGATGTGGGGAGAATAAACCAAATAAAGATTAGTGCAATAAAAAAGGCGTAAAACGCCCATAGCCTGTTAGCATGTCCCATTATTTTCCTTCTTTCAAATCGTCCGCAATCTGCTGCAACTTGCGCAAGCG from Veillonellaceae bacterium includes:
- a CDS encoding cytochrome C nitrite reductase — its product is MDTEQFFSRNSVKLILLGAVAAVLGVAIFGAGLAYADKPLFCGSCHSMKHVTLTWQASNHKQFSCGECHLPQDSLLAKLYTKGENGMRHTYHEVLRDYPDTIRFTETARVIANKNCLRCHASTIEGTFMSAGGADCTKCHRTIPHRQSQPDGGVKVE
- the ccsB gene encoding c-type cytochrome biogenesis protein CcsB; translated protein: MAEYEAQYFTFAFFCYFAASCFYIGYLVWLKEKLATVGLLLSIVGVISNTLAIISRTFVSGHLPFANMYEFGMVLVWGIVLIYFAIEYRCKRKALGGFVLPMAFVLAGVFSLFYQEARPLVPALKSNWLLIHVLTAVVAYGALAASCAIAATYFLKLKLEQGGNDGPLAGALPELDTLENMANQLIALALPFLTLLILTGAVWAEYAWGSYWSWDPKETWSLITWLVYAVYLHGRAALGWRGSKAMLWTIIGFITVLFTFIGVNVLLPGLHSYAL
- a CDS encoding cytochrome c biogenesis protein ResB, coding for MMAEGPVIPQSEAGKTQNRGILNQLFRGFVSMKTGIGLLFLLMAAAFLGTLIPPGRENVLLGDVYHTWWFRLLLGLLCVNVLTCSARRLPVLWKATVSPQVSPIPKLDSLPNYRQLTTQLPIEGAAVTVANLLARDGFRIRTDQDEAGPIIYAERGRLAPWGTLTVHLSLLVITAGALYGNIYGFSQDIALPVGKAIEISSSQYPGVKQPFSLKLNNFTTEYYKDGSVSDWISDITVEQNGSKVLSREVKVNHPLEYNGIMVYQFSYGTSLNTQITNSKGEVVKEASVAEHGVLENDGIVVRPMRFIPDFNPDQPMVSMSPELRNPHVLYIIYRNGREVDWGAAKLGEVIPLGHNTVKFTAAQPFSGLQIKHDPGVPVVWFGFIMMAAGFFVSLYTRRLRLWLTVTNKAGTAKVDIGGQGNRELFGQVTDNLNKHLAPAGASRRKT
- a CDS encoding polysaccharide deacetylase family protein; this encodes MGHANRLWAFYAFFIALIFIWFILPTSGVPILAYHRVRDDADIYSVSQAQFEEQMKYLADKGYTAVSLAQLIDAAEGKSKLPNKPVVITFDDGYADNLLAALPILEKYRLKATVFVISRSVGQENYLTWEQIKELQARSTEIGSHTASHVALSTLGRQQRESEVRISKAVLEEKLGTPINFIAYPYGAYDAELPGILQQAGYRGACTGVAGLNFAAANPYLLKRVNVLQPKYGLWEFKARLLRAHIYAKLGA